Proteins co-encoded in one Maylandia zebra isolate NMK-2024a linkage group LG16, Mzebra_GT3a, whole genome shotgun sequence genomic window:
- the sp3a gene encoding transcription factor Sp3a has translation MTAPEQPMKADDMAALDVDSSKSDFLQQEEGRGNQISHPSTQLTGTEKWEVLTPTTAAKDESGIVQIQSQGILTSNGQYVLPIQNLQGQPIFVTSGTDDSSANSVPNIQYQVIPQIQTADGQLSFSTASVEGPTLTQDATGHIQILPDGSQSLSVTSTANILNNNQNLISQTANIQQIQGVSIGSSTFNNQGQVVTNVPVGLPGNITFVPVNSVDLDSLGLSGAQTIATGVTADGQLIMASQPVDGSESLAKTDDHLSQTLPVNDSNANPEIFVPTSSSLHVTASEAGLLTQNTSLPSVATEQANSSSGLQEGFVQQNQELNVHASSAQPIIQLQQVPVQTTNGQVVQSVAAGGQSLQNVQLINPGTFIIQAQTVTPSGQIQWQTFQVQGVQNLQNLQLPTTPPQQITLAPVQTLSLGNISTGQIPNLQTVTVNSVAQQEGDTDHPADIQIKEEPDSGEWQLSTDSTLNTSDLSHLRVRLVDEEDQLGQEGKRLRRVACTCPNCRESGGRGSSMGKKKQHICHIAGCGKVYGKTSHLRAHLRWHSGERPFVCSWMFCGKRFTRSDELQRHRRTHTGEKKFVCPECSKRFMRSDHLAKHIKTHQNKKGVNSGSAVVASMESAGSSDSIITTAGATLILTNIQQGSSNAQDILANAEIPLQLVATVAASEVME, from the exons ATGACTG cCCCAGAACAGCCAATGAAAGCGGATGATATGGCTGCCTTAGACGTGGACAGCAGTAAGAGCGACTTTTTGCAGCAGGAGGAAGGCAGGGGCAATCAG atCTCACATCCATCTACGCAGCTTACTGGGACAGAGAAATGGGAGGTGTTAACCCCCACAACAGCAGCAAAAGATGAGTCTGGAATAGTACAGATCCAAAGTCAAGGGATATTAACGTCAAATGGGCAGTATGTTCTTCCTATCCAGAACTTACAGGGTCAGCCAATCTTTGTGACGTCAGGAACGGACGACTCCTCTGCCAATTCAGTGCCTAACATTCAGTACCAAGTAATTCCTCAGATTCAAACagcagatggacagctgagcTTCTCCACGGCCAGTGTGGAAGGACCAACCCTGACTCAGGATGCTACGGGACACATTCAGATCTTGCCTGATGGTAGCCAGAGTCTCAGTGTGACATCAACTGCAAACATCCTTAACAACAACCAGAACCTCATTTCACAGACTGCTAACATCCAGCAGATCCAGGGGGTTTCTATTGGCAGCTCCACCTTCAACAACCAGGGCCAGGTTGTTACTAATGTGCCTGTGGGTTTGCCCGGGAACATTACCTTTGTTCCTGTTAACAGCGTAGACTTGGACTCCCTTGGCTTGTCTGGTGCTCAAACTATAGCAACAGGGGTCACTGCTGATGGCCAGCTAATTATGGCAAGTCAGCCTGTGGATGGCTCTGAGAGTCTGGCTAAGACAGATGACCACCTCTCACAGACACTACCAGTAAATGACTCGAATGCAAATCCTGAGATATTTGTGCCAACGTCTTCCTCTCTACACGTTACAGCAAGCGAAGCAGGTCTGCTAACCCAGAACACTTCATTACCATCAGTGGCTACGGAGCAAGCCAACTCAAGTTCTGGTCTCCAAGAAGGCTTCGTCCAGCAAAATCAGGAGCTAAATGTCCATGCGTCATCAGCTCAGCCAATCATCCAGCTGCAGCAGGTTCCTGTTCAGACCACCAACGGACAGGTGGTGCAGTCAGTGGCGGCAGGTGGGCAGAGTCTGCAAAATGTGCAACTGATCAACCCGGGAACCTTCATCATCCAAGCTCAGACAGTTACGCCATCAGGTCAGATACAGTGGCAGACCTTTCAAGTGCAAGGAGTGCAGAACCTCCAGAATCTCCAGCTGCCCACCACACCGCCCCAGCAGATAACTCTTGCTCCAGTCCAGACCCTGTCCCTGGGTAACATCAGCACAGGACAGATCCCCAACCTGCAGACAGTCACAGTCAATTCAGTGGCCCAGCAGGAAGGAGACACCGATCACCCTGCAG ATATTCAGATCAAGGAAGAGCCAGACTCTGGAGAATGGCAGCTTAGCACTGATTCTACCCTGAACACGAGCGATCTGTCCCACCTCCGAGTCAGACTGGTGGATGAGGAGGATCAGCTTGGCCAAGAGGGCAAGAGGCTGCGCAGAGTGGCATGTACCTGCCCTAATTGCAGAGAGTCGGGTGGCAG AGGATCTAGCATGGGGAAAAAGAAGCAGCACATCTGCCACATCGCGGGCTGTGGGAAAGTATACGGAAAGACATCGCACCTGCGAGCACACCTGCGCTGGCATTCAGGGGAGCGACCTTTTGTTTGCAGCTGGATGTTCTGTGGGAAGAGGTTCACACGCAGCGATGAGCTGCAGAGGCACAGGAGAACACACACAG GAGAGAAGAAGTTTGTCTGCCCAGAATGTTCCAAGCGCTTCATGCGGAGCGACCACCTGGCGAAGCACATTAAAACTCATCAGAACAAAAAAGGCGTGAACTCTGGCAGCGCCGTGGTGGCCTCGATGGAATCCGCAGGGTCCTCAGACAGTATCATCACCACGGCAGGCGCCACCCTCATCCTCACCAACATCCAGCAGGGCTCCAGCAACGCCCAGGACATCCTAGCCAACGCAGAGATCccactccagctcgtcgccacAGTAGCGGCCAGCGAAGTCATGGAGTGA